Genomic segment of Colletotrichum destructivum chromosome 5, complete sequence:
CACTGGACTTGTTGGTAAGAAAAGACGAGCGAGCGAGGCTCCAAAGTCCCTCGGTGCAATGGAGTGAAAAGCGAGAGGGCGACGGGCGGGGATGTCCCTGGTAAAGAGGGGTGGGATTCTCTCCCAGCTAAAGGggtcccccctctctttcttcgtTCCCCGTCCTTCGCCTTTTTAGTTCCCTCTATGTAGACTGACACACTAATCTGACTGTCTACTGTACACCCTTTCATTACACGAGTCACGAACGGGCCGGTGGCGCATCTTTCATCGGACGACGAAACCCACCTCGAACTTTAACTATGGCCGATCAACAACGACAATCGTCGGCCGAACCGGCTACGGAACCGGTGCCCCAGACGGCGGCCCAAACGGCACTCGAGACAGCGGCCGAGCCGGTTGCGCAGTCGACCGCTCCGGTTGCGCAGGCTGAGGCTCCAATCGAAGCCATAGAGCCGGAGCAACAAGAACGTGAGGATGACACCGACAGGTCCTCGTTGGGTGGTTTCTCTTCAGAGGACTCACAGGCCTCAATGCGCTCCAGCATTCTCGACTATCGTCGCGAAAACGGTCGCACGTACCATCGTCTCAGCGACGGCAAATACATCATGCCTAACGACGAGCTGGAACAGGAGCGTCTGGACATCGTTAATCACATGTGGATGCTCATCTGGGACGGCAAGTTctgtctctgcccaaaaAACGACGGCGCCAAGCGGGTCCTCGACATCGGGACCGGTACTGGCATCTGGTCTATGGACTACGCCGATGAGCACCCTGAAGCAGAAgtcatcggcgtcgacctcagCCCGATTCAGCCCGACTACGTGCCGGTGAACTGCATCTTCGAGgtggacgacctcgagaaAGAGTGGACGTGGACCGAGCCGTTCGACTTCATCTTTGCGCGCAACATGATTGGCTGCTTCTCCAACTGGGAGGGCGTCATGGAGCAGGCCTACGACAACCTCGAGCCCGGCGGCTACTTCGAGATCCACGACAGTGTGTACCCCATCCTgtgcgacgacggcaccgtcaaggAGGACTCGCCTATAGCGAAGTGGTCGCGCTTGATCCTCGAGGCCTGCGACAAGATTGGCCGCTCCGTCACTATCACGCACCAGTTCCCGCGGCTCATGTGGGAGGCTGGCTTCGAGGACGTGACCGTTACCAAATGCAAGTTCC
This window contains:
- a CDS encoding Putative S-adenosyl-L-methionine-dependent methyltransferase superfamily is translated as MADQQRQSSAEPATEPVPQTAAQTALETAAEPVAQSTAPVAQAEAPIEAIEPEQQEREDDTDRSSLGGFSSEDSQASMRSSILDYRRENGRTYHRLSDGKYIMPNDELEQERLDIVNHMWMLIWDGKFCLCPKNDGAKRVLDIGTGTGIWSMDYADEHPEAEVIGVDLSPIQPDYVPVNCIFEVDDLEKEWTWTEPFDFIFARNMIGCFSNWEGVMEQAYDNLEPGGYFEIHDSVYPILCDDGTVKEDSPIAKWSRLILEACDKIGRSVTITHQFPRLMWEAGFEDVTVTKCKFPLSGWPKGRKLRDVGTWVQASLLPGLEGMSLALFTRVLDWSPEETIVFCAQVRADVKNTRLHGYWDGMSVYGRKPFPKEDTSH